From one Luteolibacter sp. SL250 genomic stretch:
- a CDS encoding type II secretion system F family protein: MSSLPTTKAAPQAAGAAAMGRPAAARGKPAQKSLFASFTNPAPKLFSRKELIGLFRGLSSMLRAQINTADALKYYSHGLPNKGMVDALNKICVDITAGVSIHEAFRRTGRFSDTIIGLVQAGSDAGQLHEAFRALAVRLTSEAHFKKQIRKSTLVPGIIISVLIGAFMISQIKIVPQVEEMLSGVGQKADGLTAISFAVSHFIQKTWFLIVAIMVGFAVTVGVSAKVRNFILGLAMSRWRLLRNLILGMRQMTFLSTMRLLHSNGINLAKSIRVSANSVKNTPFYSELRNAADKYEHSGVPLSTAFAKYTSVDPQVTHMLAIGEKSASIDNQLEMLCEMYEEDAQNNMQAFAATVSFLVLIIAVFLIAAVFVGTFLPIFLMGPKMMNSAM, translated from the coding sequence ATGAGTAGCCTCCCCACCACCAAAGCGGCGCCGCAGGCTGCCGGTGCCGCCGCGATGGGACGCCCCGCCGCGGCCCGGGGCAAGCCGGCCCAGAAGTCGCTTTTCGCCTCCTTCACGAATCCCGCGCCGAAGCTGTTCTCCCGCAAGGAGTTGATCGGCCTGTTCCGCGGCCTCAGTTCCATGCTGCGCGCGCAGATCAACACGGCGGACGCGCTGAAGTACTATTCCCACGGCCTCCCGAACAAGGGGATGGTGGACGCGCTCAACAAGATCTGCGTGGACATCACCGCGGGCGTCAGCATCCATGAGGCGTTCCGCCGCACGGGCCGCTTTTCGGACACCATCATCGGCCTGGTCCAGGCGGGTTCGGATGCGGGCCAGCTCCATGAGGCCTTCCGCGCGCTGGCGGTCCGTCTGACCAGTGAGGCGCATTTCAAGAAACAGATCCGGAAGTCCACGCTGGTGCCGGGCATCATCATCTCCGTCCTCATCGGCGCGTTCATGATCTCCCAGATCAAGATCGTGCCGCAGGTGGAGGAGATGCTTTCCGGCGTCGGCCAGAAGGCGGACGGCCTCACCGCCATTTCCTTCGCCGTCAGCCATTTCATCCAGAAGACCTGGTTCCTGATCGTCGCCATCATGGTCGGATTCGCCGTGACGGTCGGTGTCTCGGCAAAGGTGAGGAACTTCATCCTCGGACTGGCTATGTCCCGCTGGCGGCTGCTGAGGAACCTGATTCTTGGCATGCGCCAGATGACGTTCCTTTCCACAATGCGGCTGCTGCACTCCAACGGCATCAACCTGGCGAAATCCATCCGCGTCTCCGCCAACAGCGTGAAGAACACGCCGTTCTACTCCGAACTGCGCAACGCCGCGGACAAGTATGAGCACTCCGGCGTCCCTCTCTCCACCGCCTTCGCGAAATACACCTCAGTCGATCCCCAGGTCACGCACATGCTCGCCATCGGTGAAAAGTCGGCATCCATCGACAACCAGCTTGAGATGCTCTGCGAGATGTATGAGGAGGACGCCCAGAACAACATGCAGGCCTTCGCC